A region of Paraburkholderia largidicola DNA encodes the following proteins:
- a CDS encoding porin, which yields MKKLVLSTLSLALFGTAGAAHAQNSVTLYGLLDTGLTYSSNSGGHSNIQQASGILNGNRWGLRGSEDLGNGLKAIFTLESGFNLSNGNMGQNSRLFGRQAFVGLASNQYGSVTLGRQYDNLVDNLGPLSLNGTQYGGTLASHPYDNDNLNNSFRVSNSVKYQSVDYAGFKVGAMYGFSNEADGFSDNRAYSVGATYTFGGLKVAAAYLQLNGAGTSNSSGAVSSDATFTASRQRTYGAGVSYAFGPANVGFVFTQTQLANATSIGATASGTSSGFTLNGSGAHFTNFELNGRYALSPAWTLSGAYTYTDASLQGVDPKYHQITLQTDYALSKRTDVYAEAAYQHVGSTGNSGVTAHIVGVSASSTDSQVVGTVGIRHRF from the coding sequence ATGAAAAAGCTCGTACTCTCGACCCTCTCGCTCGCTTTGTTTGGCACGGCTGGTGCCGCGCACGCTCAGAATTCCGTCACGCTCTACGGCCTGCTCGATACGGGCCTGACGTACTCCAGCAATTCTGGCGGCCATAGCAACATCCAGCAGGCCAGCGGCATCCTGAACGGCAACCGTTGGGGCCTGCGTGGTTCGGAAGATCTCGGCAACGGCCTGAAGGCAATCTTCACACTGGAAAGCGGCTTCAATCTGTCGAACGGCAACATGGGCCAGAACAGCCGCCTGTTCGGCCGCCAGGCCTTCGTCGGGCTTGCAAGCAACCAGTACGGCTCCGTCACGCTCGGCCGCCAGTACGACAATCTCGTCGACAACCTGGGCCCGCTGTCGCTGAACGGCACGCAATACGGCGGCACGCTCGCCTCGCACCCGTACGACAACGACAACCTCAACAACTCGTTCCGCGTCAGCAACTCGGTCAAGTATCAGAGCGTCGATTACGCAGGCTTCAAGGTCGGCGCGATGTATGGCTTCTCGAACGAAGCGGACGGCTTCTCGGACAACCGCGCGTATAGCGTCGGCGCGACGTACACGTTCGGCGGCCTGAAGGTTGCGGCGGCTTACCTGCAACTGAACGGCGCAGGCACGAGCAATTCGAGCGGCGCCGTGAGCAGCGACGCCACCTTCACGGCTTCGCGTCAACGCACGTACGGCGCGGGCGTCAGCTACGCGTTCGGCCCGGCTAACGTCGGCTTCGTGTTCACGCAGACGCAACTGGCGAATGCGACGTCGATCGGCGCAACGGCATCGGGCACGTCGAGCGGCTTCACGCTGAACGGCTCGGGCGCGCACTTCACCAACTTCGAACTGAATGGCCGTTACGCGCTCTCGCCGGCGTGGACGCTGTCGGGTGCCTACACGTACACCGATGCAAGCCTGCAAGGCGTCGATCCGAAGTACCACCAGATCACGCTGCAAACGGATTACGCACTGTCGAAGCGCACCGATGTGTATGCTGAAGCGGCGTATCAGCATGTCGGCAGCACGGGCAACTCGGGTGTTACCGCGCATATCGTCGGCGTGAGCGCTTCGTCGACGGATTCGCAAGTGGTCGGCACCGTCGGTATCCGTCACCGCTTCTAA
- a CDS encoding lipoprotein yields MKKIHVVALAALVLAGCSSAEKEARQAQEYEHNETSLAAAQRNAAVDCNGAQCDAAWVATKRYVEQHSDTSVTRADAVAIETDVPYSSGKVSFSATRVAHPGGATLTLFAQCRGMYGPDNAKGSDYDDCASKILKTQNGYVAFVRKQVSGQ; encoded by the coding sequence GTGAAAAAAATCCATGTCGTTGCGTTGGCCGCACTCGTGCTCGCAGGTTGCTCGTCTGCCGAAAAGGAGGCGCGCCAGGCCCAGGAATACGAGCACAACGAAACCAGCCTTGCCGCTGCACAGCGCAATGCGGCCGTCGATTGCAACGGCGCGCAGTGCGACGCCGCGTGGGTAGCGACGAAGCGCTATGTCGAGCAGCATTCCGATACCTCCGTCACGCGCGCGGACGCCGTGGCGATCGAAACCGATGTGCCTTACAGCTCAGGGAAGGTGTCGTTCTCGGCGACGCGTGTCGCGCACCCCGGTGGCGCGACGCTCACGCTGTTCGCGCAGTGTCGCGGCATGTATGGGCCGGACAACGCGAAGGGCTCGGACTATGACGACTGCGCAAGCAAGATCCTGAAAACGCAGAATGGGTATGTCGCGTTTGTCAGGAAGCAGGTGTCGGGGCAATAA
- the flhC gene encoding flagellar transcriptional regulator FlhC codes for MSKKSLAEDAQEVFRAIALIELGARMQVLETELTLSRDRLIRLYREVKGVSPPKGMLPFSADWYTTWLANIHASLFYNTYRFLRDEARCSHLDALTKGYRLYLEHCHHSQSESVLDLTRAWTLVRFFDADLLQLTPCSRCSGKFIGHKHDLQHNVVCDACQPPSRAGKTKKAAAAKRDAQRQLVEVLHDAVEVELGKLGESVAPGVFEEAVLAA; via the coding sequence ATGTCGAAGAAAAGCCTCGCCGAAGACGCACAGGAAGTGTTCCGCGCGATCGCACTGATCGAACTGGGCGCGCGGATGCAAGTGCTCGAAACCGAACTGACGCTCTCGCGCGACCGCTTGATCCGTCTGTATCGCGAGGTCAAGGGCGTGTCGCCGCCCAAGGGCATGCTGCCGTTCTCCGCCGACTGGTATACGACGTGGCTTGCAAACATCCACGCTTCACTCTTCTACAACACGTACCGTTTCCTGAGAGACGAAGCGCGCTGCTCGCATCTGGATGCGCTGACCAAAGGCTACCGCCTCTATCTGGAACATTGCCATCACAGCCAGAGCGAATCGGTGCTCGACCTGACGCGTGCCTGGACGCTGGTGCGCTTCTTCGATGCCGACCTCCTGCAACTGACGCCCTGTAGCCGTTGCAGCGGCAAGTTTATTGGTCACAAGCATGACCTGCAGCACAACGTCGTGTGCGACGCGTGCCAGCCGCCGTCGCGCGCCGGCAAGACGAAGAAAGCGGCTGCCGCGAAGCGCGATGCGCAACGGCAACTCGTCGAAGTGCTCCACGATGCCGTCGAAGTAGAGTTGGGTAAGCTGGGCGAGAGCGTCGCGCCCGGCGTCTTCGAGGAAGCCGTGTTGGCCGCCTGA
- the flhD gene encoding flagellar transcriptional regulator FlhD: protein MDRSSEVIEQIREINLSYIMLAQRILREDRAVGMFRLGLSSQVADILAGLSLAQIVKLASSEQLLCSFRFNDHALLSALTHTSKHAEVTATHAAILLAGQPATQSG, encoded by the coding sequence ATGGACCGTAGCAGCGAAGTGATCGAACAGATCCGCGAAATCAATCTGTCGTACATCATGCTTGCGCAGCGCATCCTCCGAGAGGACAGGGCAGTCGGCATGTTCCGTCTGGGCCTGTCGTCGCAAGTGGCCGACATTCTCGCCGGTCTGTCACTCGCGCAAATCGTCAAGCTGGCCAGTTCAGAGCAGCTTCTTTGCTCGTTCCGCTTCAACGATCACGCGCTGCTGTCGGCATTGACGCATACCTCGAAGCACGCGGAAGTGACCGCCACGCACGCCGCCATCTTGCTAGCGGGTCAGCCCGCAACCCAGTCCGGTTAA
- a CDS encoding sugar porter family MFS transporter has protein sequence MPKRPTMTDMRSPQETHQMSTLADSIAPTRSRSRRYGLFVCLMAALAGLLFGLDIGVISGALPFIAKHFVLNDRSQEWIVSSMMVGAAIGALSAGWLSWRLGRRYALALAAVLFIVGSLWSGFAGSPADLIGARLLLGLAVGMASFTAPLYLSEVAPRQVRGAMISTYQLMITVGILAAFLSNIGLSYVADWRWMLGVIAIPAAIFLAGVLALPDSPRWLLQRNRAAEARTVLERLHCNPADVQAELEQVTEDNTRPQRGWSLLRKNPNFRRSVLLGIVLQLTGINVVMYYAPRIFALAGFGTHEQQLWATVIVGLVNVVATFGAIAFVDRWGRKPILYAGCAVMAFGMCSLGFLLHAGVAGLTAQILAVAALLLFIAGFAMSAGPLVWILCSEIQPQQGRDFGIAVSTLVNWVANMAVAATFLSLLSTVGEANTFVLYAILNVIFAVVVFFYVPETRGVSLEKLGNDLMAGKRLRDLGKADK, from the coding sequence ATGCCAAAGCGCCCGACCATGACTGATATGAGAAGCCCCCAGGAGACACATCAAATGAGCACGCTCGCTGACAGCATCGCCCCCACCCGTTCGAGATCCAGACGCTATGGCCTCTTCGTTTGCCTCATGGCAGCGCTCGCCGGCCTGCTGTTCGGTCTCGACATCGGCGTGATTTCAGGCGCCCTGCCCTTTATCGCGAAGCATTTCGTTCTGAATGACCGCTCGCAGGAATGGATCGTCAGTTCGATGATGGTCGGCGCGGCAATCGGCGCACTGAGCGCGGGCTGGCTGTCGTGGCGCCTCGGACGCCGCTACGCGCTTGCGCTGGCGGCGGTACTGTTCATCGTGGGCTCGCTATGGTCGGGGTTCGCGGGCAGTCCCGCCGATCTGATCGGCGCGCGCCTGCTGCTGGGCCTCGCCGTCGGCATGGCGTCCTTCACGGCGCCGCTCTATCTTTCGGAGGTGGCGCCGAGACAGGTGCGCGGGGCCATGATCTCCACTTATCAACTGATGATTACAGTGGGGATTCTCGCGGCCTTCCTGTCGAACATCGGGCTTTCCTACGTGGCCGACTGGCGCTGGATGCTGGGCGTTATCGCGATCCCCGCCGCGATCTTCCTGGCGGGCGTCCTCGCCCTCCCCGACAGTCCGCGCTGGCTGCTTCAGCGCAACCGCGCAGCGGAAGCTCGCACCGTCCTCGAGCGTCTCCACTGCAATCCGGCTGACGTTCAAGCCGAACTCGAACAGGTCACCGAGGACAACACGCGACCCCAGCGGGGATGGAGCCTGCTGCGCAAGAACCCGAACTTTCGCCGTTCGGTGCTGCTCGGCATCGTGCTGCAGCTCACGGGCATCAACGTCGTGATGTACTACGCGCCGCGCATTTTCGCGCTGGCCGGCTTCGGCACCCATGAGCAGCAATTGTGGGCTACCGTCATCGTCGGCCTTGTCAACGTCGTGGCAACGTTTGGCGCAATCGCCTTCGTCGATCGTTGGGGCCGCAAGCCGATTCTCTACGCGGGATGCGCGGTCATGGCATTCGGAATGTGCTCTCTCGGGTTTCTGCTGCATGCCGGCGTGGCAGGTCTCACGGCGCAGATTCTGGCTGTCGCGGCGCTGCTGCTCTTCATCGCAGGCTTCGCCATGTCGGCGGGTCCTCTTGTGTGGATTCTCTGCTCGGAGATTCAACCCCAGCAGGGACGGGACTTCGGCATCGCTGTCTCAACCCTGGTCAACTGGGTGGCCAACATGGCCGTCGCGGCCACGTTCCTCAGCCTGTTGTCGACGGTTGGCGAAGCGAACACCTTCGTGCTGTATGCCATCCTCAATGTGATCTTCGCGGTCGTGGTGTTCTTTTATGTACCCGAGACTCGCGGTGTCTCGCTCGAGAAGCTGGGTAACGACCTGATGGCCGGCAAGCGTCTGCGTGATCTGGGCAAGGCTGACAAGTGA
- a CDS encoding DUF3563 family protein: MFARLSHLLGKMVSGHDVSSHGDYLASSSDLADLERRMRQVDEEEHAYRMPFCGSVSRDQNSFVSKH, translated from the coding sequence ATGTTTGCACGCCTTTCCCACCTCCTCGGAAAAATGGTGTCCGGCCACGACGTTTCTTCGCACGGCGACTATCTCGCGTCGTCGAGCGATCTGGCTGATCTCGAACGCCGCATGCGGCAGGTCGACGAGGAAGAGCACGCGTACCGCATGCCGTTTTGCGGATCGGTATCTCGCGATCAGAATTCGTTTGTCTCGAAGCATTGA
- a CDS encoding multidrug effflux MFS transporter, which produces MPTDHQSTAAAKHDAQHHRVRTLLILSTLMAFASISTDLYLPALPAMADALHADPGTLQLTISGYLIGFSLGQLLWGPVSDRHGRRLPVAIGLVLFIFGSAGCAISQDAHTLIGWRVLQAVGACASVVISRAMVRDLYSGARAAQMMSTLMTVMAIAPLIGPSVGSLILHVASWRAIFWVLVVVGIATLAGLYCLPETLPRERRIRAPLGNSLAGYASLLRNRSVLGYSVSVGFFYGGIFAYVAGTPFAYITYHHVSPQHYGVLFAAGIVGIMITNQVNARLVLRFGGDRLMRFGAIVAGLMGALLAFDAGSGWGGLTGLVLPLFLFVSTNGFINANAITGALGACPERAGAVSALIGSIQYGAGIAGSALIGFFADGTPRPMAYVIALMGIGCWLSTRLLVPRESVRQTCANTIA; this is translated from the coding sequence ATGCCAACAGACCATCAATCGACCGCCGCCGCGAAGCATGATGCTCAACATCATCGCGTGCGGACGCTGCTGATCCTCAGCACGTTGATGGCTTTCGCGTCGATCTCGACGGATCTCTACCTTCCCGCATTACCCGCCATGGCCGATGCGCTCCACGCCGACCCCGGCACACTGCAACTGACGATCTCGGGATATCTGATTGGCTTCAGCCTGGGCCAGTTGTTGTGGGGACCGGTCAGCGATCGTCACGGCCGCCGGTTACCGGTGGCAATCGGCCTTGTTCTTTTTATCTTCGGCTCCGCTGGCTGCGCGATATCGCAGGACGCACACACCCTCATTGGCTGGCGCGTGCTGCAAGCAGTCGGCGCATGCGCAAGCGTGGTCATTTCCCGCGCCATGGTGCGCGATCTGTACAGCGGCGCACGCGCCGCGCAAATGATGTCGACGCTGATGACCGTCATGGCCATTGCGCCGTTGATAGGACCGAGCGTCGGTAGCCTGATTCTCCACGTTGCGTCATGGCGGGCGATCTTCTGGGTACTCGTCGTCGTCGGCATCGCAACGCTCGCAGGGCTTTATTGCCTCCCTGAGACCTTGCCCCGGGAGCGCCGCATTCGCGCACCACTCGGGAACTCACTTGCCGGTTATGCCAGCCTGTTGCGCAATCGAAGCGTGCTCGGATATTCCGTCAGCGTAGGATTTTTCTACGGCGGCATCTTTGCGTACGTTGCGGGTACGCCGTTCGCGTACATCACCTATCACCACGTGTCGCCGCAGCACTACGGCGTGCTGTTCGCTGCGGGAATCGTCGGCATCATGATCACCAACCAGGTCAACGCCCGGCTTGTCCTGCGTTTCGGCGGCGATCGTCTGATGCGTTTTGGCGCAATCGTAGCGGGGCTCATGGGTGCCCTCCTCGCGTTCGATGCGGGATCGGGATGGGGCGGCTTGACCGGCCTCGTGCTGCCGCTGTTCCTTTTCGTCTCGACCAACGGTTTCATCAACGCCAATGCAATCACGGGTGCGCTTGGCGCTTGCCCCGAGCGCGCAGGCGCCGTCTCCGCACTGATCGGCTCGATACAGTATGGCGCCGGTATTGCGGGCTCGGCGCTGATCGGTTTCTTCGCGGACGGCACGCCGCGCCCAATGGCATACGTCATTGCGTTGATGGGCATCGGTTGCTGGCTCTCGACGCGCCTTCTCGTGCCACGCGAAAGCGTCAGGCAAACATGTGCAAACACCATTGCCTGA
- a CDS encoding aldo/keto reductase, whose amino-acid sequence MEYGYLGRSALKVSPLCLGAMMFGGETDEATSKRIIDKAFDQGINFIDTADVYHAGRSEEIVGRAIAERRDSWVVATKFGYPTTQGPNEQGQSRKWIMQSVEASLRRLGTDYIDVLYFHRALLDAPLEEGVRAIGDLIRQGKVRYFGVSNFRGWRIAEIVRLADQLGIDRPVASQPLYNMVDRTAEVEQLPAAAHYGVGIVSYSPLARGVLTGKYAVDAPPPSDTRAGRGDKRIQQTEWRPESLAIAQKVAAHAAGRGTTSIAFALAWVLKNRLVSAAIGGPRTEAHWDSYIEALNLQLGPDDEKFVDSLVPPGHASTPGYTDPGYPVEGRRAL is encoded by the coding sequence ATGGAATACGGATATCTGGGCCGCAGCGCCCTCAAGGTTTCGCCCTTGTGCCTGGGCGCGATGATGTTCGGCGGCGAAACCGACGAAGCCACTTCGAAACGCATCATCGACAAGGCTTTCGATCAGGGCATCAACTTCATCGACACGGCTGACGTCTATCACGCCGGCCGCTCGGAAGAAATCGTCGGCCGCGCGATCGCCGAGCGTCGCGATAGCTGGGTGGTTGCGACGAAGTTCGGCTATCCGACCACGCAAGGTCCGAACGAACAGGGACAGTCGCGCAAGTGGATCATGCAATCGGTCGAGGCGAGCCTCAGGCGCCTGGGCACCGACTACATCGACGTCCTGTACTTTCATCGCGCGTTGCTCGATGCACCGCTCGAAGAAGGCGTGCGTGCGATTGGCGATCTGATCCGTCAGGGCAAGGTGCGCTATTTCGGCGTGTCGAACTTCCGGGGCTGGCGCATCGCCGAGATCGTGCGGCTCGCCGATCAGCTCGGCATCGACCGGCCGGTTGCGAGCCAGCCGCTGTACAACATGGTGGACCGTACTGCCGAGGTTGAACAGTTGCCGGCGGCCGCGCACTACGGCGTGGGCATCGTCTCCTATAGCCCACTTGCCCGTGGCGTGCTGACGGGCAAGTATGCAGTGGATGCTCCCCCGCCCTCGGACACACGGGCGGGCCGCGGCGACAAGCGCATCCAGCAGACGGAATGGCGGCCGGAGTCGCTGGCGATTGCGCAAAAGGTAGCGGCGCACGCCGCCGGGCGCGGCACGACGTCGATCGCGTTCGCGCTGGCGTGGGTACTCAAGAATCGGCTCGTCAGTGCGGCGATTGGGGGTCCGCGTACGGAAGCGCATTGGGATAGCTATATCGAAGCGCTGAACCTGCAACTCGGACCCGACGACGAAAAATTCGTCGATAGCCTGGTGCCACCTGGACATGCATCGACGCCGGGTTACACCGACCCGGGGTACCCGGTCGAAGGTCGCCGGGCGCTCTAG
- a CDS encoding glucose 1-dehydrogenase: MNGMFQGKVALVTGAGSGLGLAAAQAFAAEGASVVLADVDEGAVKAAAARLVASGHQALAVRCDVADEAQVKAMVDLTVATYGHLDAAYNNAGINSPVAETADASGDEFERVNGVNLRGVWNCMKYELLQMREQRNGAIVNCSSLGGLVGIAGRGVYHASKHGVIGLTKSAALEYAARGVRINAVCPGIIETPMVAEMLAREPEAMKALMKEQPIGRLGRSDEIAAAVLWLCSPGASFVIGHALAVDGGYTAR; this comes from the coding sequence ATGAACGGCATGTTTCAAGGCAAGGTCGCGCTGGTGACGGGCGCGGGTTCAGGACTGGGGCTTGCCGCAGCACAGGCATTTGCCGCCGAAGGCGCTTCCGTGGTACTCGCGGATGTCGACGAAGGCGCGGTTAAAGCAGCCGCCGCCAGGCTTGTCGCTTCAGGTCATCAGGCGCTTGCCGTACGCTGCGACGTTGCCGACGAGGCGCAAGTCAAAGCGATGGTCGATCTGACTGTCGCGACCTACGGACATCTCGATGCGGCGTACAACAACGCAGGCATCAACAGTCCTGTCGCCGAAACGGCCGACGCCAGCGGCGACGAGTTCGAACGCGTGAACGGCGTGAACCTGCGTGGCGTGTGGAATTGCATGAAATACGAACTGCTGCAGATGCGCGAACAGCGAAACGGCGCGATCGTCAACTGCTCGTCGCTCGGCGGGCTCGTGGGTATTGCGGGACGTGGCGTGTATCACGCGTCGAAGCATGGCGTCATCGGACTCACGAAAAGCGCCGCGCTCGAATACGCAGCGAGAGGCGTCCGCATCAACGCCGTGTGCCCCGGCATCATTGAAACGCCGATGGTCGCGGAGATGCTGGCGCGCGAGCCCGAGGCGATGAAAGCGCTCATGAAGGAGCAGCCCATCGGCCGGCTCGGACGGTCCGATGAGATCGCCGCGGCCGTGCTCTGGTTGTGCAGCCCAGGCGCGAGTTTCGTAATCGGTCACGCGCTCGCCGTCGATGGCGGCTACACCGCTCGTTAA
- a CDS encoding LysR family transcriptional regulator: MPRENFNDLLAFIAVARERSFTRAAAQLGVSQSALSHTIRALETRLGLRLLTRTTRSVAPTEAGERLLETVAPRFEEIEAELAAVTELRDMPAGTIRITATDYATRTILWPRLSKVLRRYPEIKVEIITDYGLSDIVADRYDIGVRNGDQVAKDMIAVRVGPDMRMAVVGTPAYLQKHAAPRKPQDLIAHNCINLRLPTHGGFYAWELRKGQREVQVRVEGQLAFNGTYQMLDAALSGYGLAYIPADVAQPHITAGRLVWVLEDWSPTFAGLHAYYASRRQSSRAMNVVIDALRYRP, encoded by the coding sequence ATGCCACGCGAAAATTTCAACGACCTGCTTGCATTCATCGCCGTCGCGCGCGAGCGCAGTTTTACACGCGCCGCAGCCCAACTCGGCGTATCGCAATCAGCGTTGAGCCACACGATCCGGGCGCTCGAAACGCGTCTCGGTCTTCGGCTCCTGACCCGCACGACGCGCAGCGTCGCCCCGACGGAGGCCGGCGAGCGACTACTCGAGACTGTCGCGCCTCGCTTCGAGGAAATCGAGGCCGAACTGGCCGCCGTCACCGAACTTCGCGATATGCCGGCGGGCACGATCCGCATCACGGCGACCGACTACGCGACCAGGACCATCCTGTGGCCAAGACTGTCTAAAGTGCTTCGTCGCTATCCCGAGATCAAGGTCGAAATCATCACGGACTACGGTCTCTCGGATATCGTCGCGGATCGCTATGACATCGGCGTTCGCAACGGCGATCAGGTCGCGAAGGACATGATCGCCGTCCGTGTCGGCCCCGACATGCGCATGGCCGTTGTCGGCACGCCCGCTTACCTGCAAAAGCACGCGGCCCCGAGGAAACCGCAAGACCTGATCGCCCACAATTGCATCAACCTGCGTCTCCCTACCCATGGCGGCTTCTACGCATGGGAACTAAGGAAAGGACAGCGGGAGGTCCAGGTGCGTGTGGAGGGGCAGCTTGCCTTCAATGGCACCTATCAGATGCTCGATGCGGCCTTGTCGGGTTATGGACTCGCCTACATTCCGGCAGACGTCGCTCAGCCGCATATCACGGCGGGCCGCCTTGTCTGGGTGCTCGAAGACTGGTCGCCGACATTCGCGGGCCTCCATGCGTATTACGCAAGCCGCCGCCAGTCCTCGCGTGCGATGAACGTAGTGATCGACGCGCTCCGCTACCGCCCCTGA